CATCGTGGATCGTACTTTGTCCAGCTGTCGGATTTTCTTGGTCACCATCTCTCTTAGCTTTTCAAGGGTATCTGATTCAATCATGACAATGATATCATAGACCCCATAAACCATGTAAGCCGTTTTGACTTCAGGTATCTTTTTGATGTTCTCTAGAACCTCTCT
This is a stretch of genomic DNA from Armatimonadota bacterium. It encodes these proteins:
- a CDS encoding Lrp/AsnC ligand binding domain-containing protein → REVLENIKKIPEVKTAYMVYGVYDIIVMIESDTLEKLREMVTKKIRQLDKVRSTMTMIVMEEVQ